GTTTTTTTTGTGTAAGCAACAGTCCCATCAAACTTTCGCTGGTTGGTCGTAAGGATTTGGCAGGCTCGCTCCAGCCACCAGGAGTACACCGTGCCCTCCCGGAGGCCATCTTCACGTCATAATGTCTCGAATCGAAACAAGACCAAGCCGCGATCCTCCTCCAAACTTGGCGAGCAAAATAACAGTTCAGAAGAAGATGATCCACTGACTCCTCCTGTGAACTGCACATCGAACAAATCTCGCTTCCTTGCCATCCTCTCTGGATCAGCTTGTCCGCGGTCAGAATCCTCCCAAGCGACAGGTGTCAACAGAAATTTTTTACTTTGTTTTCAGCCAAAGCCTTCCAGAAAGTTCGAGAGCAAGTGCTCGAGTAAGAGCCCCAGAACATTGCCTTGTAGGTTGAGCGCGTCATATACATTCCATCTGTTGTCCAACACCAGGAGACGACATCTTGGCCTGTGGTATTTGCACCTCTCTGATCAACAACCATAATTTGATGGATTCATGAACTAACTCGGTGGTGTTGACCTGACGGAGTGCAGAAATCCATTTGTTCCCCTGAAGGGCTGTGCAAACAGAGATCTTCTTCGTTTTGAACTTGCGGAACATGCCAGAAGCGACCTCCCTGCGGACATAGCAAAAAGGAATCTAGCGAGTTCAGCATTCATAGCTCTAACACGTACTAATGAGGAACAGTAAAATCACTCAGCAAAGAGAAATTAGTAACCTGAACGTTTTATCTGTAAGAACATAATAACATGGTGCCTCTATGCAGTTTTGACATGATCATGTTTATGCCCCTAAACATTAGCCAAGTTCATGCACTTCTTGTCACATATGAATAGTGGATATTCATTTATACATTGCTTAAGTTACATAAGATTTCTGAAAAGTGCAGGTCAATGGCAGCGTACATTGCTGGAGATCCAGAGAGGCAGGGCTCGGCGAGCAGGGGCGGGGCATAGAGCGCGGCGGCTGCAGCTAGAGCCTCCGCATCCGTGTCGACGTAAGCCTCGGCCGGATCCGACGCGCTGATTCTGACGCTGCCGTGCGTCCTCCTCCTCCCGGTCGTTGGCTCTTATCTAACAGTATAAGAAGCAGGCATGGGCACACAGAATATGATTTAAGAAAACTGACAGGATGCACAAGCTGGGACGCAACTCATGTTTCGGTAACGTACCTTAAGCTCCTCGTTTTCCAGCTCACACTTGTATAAAATCTTTAGATCCTCATTTTCACTCTTTAGGGAATTAGGTGTTCTATATTCAGTGCAGCAGACAAGGGTAGCAGTCCGTAGCAACCTGATTATGTAAAGATTAGGTGATATGCGCTGCTAGTACCAAGCAGAGTAGCAGCTGAGGAAATGCTCCTCTTACCGGGGAATATCCGGTCATCGTCGGAGCGACATAGGGCCATGCACGTCGCCTCCCACATCCTCCAGTTCTCATCCGCCTGACATCTCCGCGTGCACACGCTAGTCAGTAGCATCAGTGAGGAGCCGATCGAAATCCTAGGATAAAGAGGAGGGAGTGGATGGAGCGGAGGGGTCACCTTGAGGAGGCACCACTGGAGGCGAACGTCGCGGGCCTCCCAGGGGCCAAGACTCGTGCTGCAGCGCGTTGACGGCCTCCAGCCGCGCGCGGTCGGCGGCGAGCGCCTCCACCCGCGGCATCATCGCCACGGCCTACGCGCGCAGCCACTCGCCCTCCCGGCAGGCCGGCCCCGCGACGACGCCACGTCCATGGAATCGCggagacggagctggtcggccggcGCCGCAACAACTTTCTTGTCACGCCGGATTGGCACCTGCCCTCTCCATCCCCGTCCACGAGCCCGCCGGCGCCAACCTCCGGTCCCCTTAATCGAGCCCGCTCGTCTCGAGTGCAGCACGCCATCCCATCCTCTGCCTCCCGCGAGGTCGCTGGCGCGCAGATCGGCCCGCTCGATCTTCGTGAGGCGGATGCCAGCTCCGCACCCTCCCATCCTCTGCCTCCAGCGAGGTCGCGGCCAGTCGATGGAGGGAAGCTGTGAACGGCGAAGAAAGCCCCGGGTGGGGAGGAGATGGGATTGGGAGGCAGGAGTCGGCCGGCGGCGCGCGGGGCCTGGCTGGAGGGAACGGTGGGTTGGGCGGGGCGGAGCGCCGCGAGGCAGAGCGTGGCTGCGTTTTTATTTTCTTTCGTACCGATTCAAttcaattagtaccacctcgtttatattacaATTTTATCtcgtaaaagcgtattatgacatgtgaagaaagcgtattgtgacggtgaatccggagacccaatccgtgctttattattagggagagactacacattttctgagagagaaccacctactcatgtgttgagaccaagacattccaatccaaccaaaagaatcttgatctctagccttccccaagttgctttccactcaaatcatatttcaccatatccaaatctatgagagagagttgagtgttgtggagactatcatttgaagcacaacaacaaggagttcatcatcaacacatcatctattaccttttggagagtggtgtctcctagattggttagatgtcacttgggagcctccgtcaagattgtggagttgaaccaaggagtttgtaagggcaaggagatcgcttacttcgtgaagatctacccaagtgaggcaagtccttaatgggcgatggccatggtggaatagacaaggttgcttctttatggaccctcgtgggtggagccctccgtggactcgcactatccttcgtgggttgaagtctccaccaacgttgatgtacgatagcaccacctatcggaaccacgccaaaaatctccatgtctcaaattgcatttgcacactccaatcccatccctttaccttcttgcaagttgcatgctttactttctgctgctcatatactctttccatgcttgcttgaaatgtattgtgaatgttgaaaattGTGCTAATTtgcaacctcaacttgaaaaacttaagaaCTGTcacctttacttgttgagggtctaatcacccccctctagacacctcttgtcgatcctttcaattggtatcagagctttggtctttattgctttggtttaatcaccattgcaggaagatggatgagtctatgattgggagtattagacgtagagtgcctatgcttgatggagagttctataatgcttggaaaaatgagatgcttgagatttccaatgaatatcacttgaaaaaGTACATTACTACCCCTTGTGCATCccttattgatcctttgcatcctaccccagATGAGTCTCTTGACGTGATTCGGAATCTTAGAAcgtcaatcttatcactagaggattgcctagaaatttgattacttgcttgccaactcttgaatgtgcttacaccatatggagatttcttgaggaacgatttccaaactattccttgaaaaacttagacgAGACTGTTCACAAGTCCATTGCTTTAAATAAGATGATTcctaatgatcctaagtttggtgattgtctatttgagttttgtgaccttatgcgtgccaaaggagatgttggaatcattagcaacatcatttctgaagtcattagaattcataaagatgcacaTTGTCCTAATCACAAAACTaaggaatcactctctctaggaaatgatcaatcacaagatgatgttgaacatggatactatgatgaggatgatgataatgactatgatcttgatgagtctatgagacactttgtcttatggctaaccttcgcggctacatggctggaggaaaggaatgggttcttgatagtgaatgtaccgatcacatgactagagacaaggatatgtttcgtgagcttgctgaaaacgatggccctcgaaagtatgtaacttttggtgacaactcaaagggtaaggtggttggcctcggtatggtggccatctcacatgacagctccatacaaaatgttatgctcgttgaatctcttggctataatttactttttgTATCTAGACTAGCCAATTTCGGTTtcagtgtcctatttactgaagtagatggccaagtgtttcgaagagataatcataatatggtctttaccggtatacgtcgaggtgatctatacattgttgatttcactaaaaatgttcaacatagaacttgcttaattgctaaatcctctagaggttggttgtggcatagacgattaggtcatgcgggcatgcgaaatcttgacaagcttattaaaggtgatcatatccttggtgttaaagatgttatatttgacaaggatagactttgtagtgcttgccaagcaggaaaacaagttggaggaagtcatcccgtgaagaacatcatgaccaca
Above is a window of Triticum dicoccoides isolate Atlit2015 ecotype Zavitan chromosome 5B, WEW_v2.0, whole genome shotgun sequence DNA encoding:
- the LOC119310747 gene encoding uncharacterized protein LOC119310747, with amino-acid sequence MMPRVEALAADRARLEAVNALQHESWPLGGPRRSPPVRISPNLYIIRLLRTATLVCCTEYRTPNSLKSENEDLKILYKCELENEELKIRANDREEEDARQRQNQRVGSGRGLRRHGCGGSSCSRRALCPAPARRALPLWISSNGGRFWHVPQVQNEEDLCLHSPSGEQMDFCTPSGQDVVSWCWTTDGMYMTRSTYKAMFWGSYSSTCSRTFWKALAENKVKNFC